A window of the Loxodonta africana isolate mLoxAfr1 chromosome 3, mLoxAfr1.hap2, whole genome shotgun sequence genome harbors these coding sequences:
- the CDKN2C gene encoding cyclin-dependent kinase 4 inhibitor C: MAEPWGNELASAAARGDLEQLTSLLQNNVNVNAQNGFGRTALQVMKLGNPEIARRLLLRGANPNLKDRTGFAVIHDAARAGFLDTLQTLLEFQADVNIEDNEGNLALHLAAKEGHLPVVEFLVKHTASNVGHRNHKGDTACDLARLYRRNEVVSLMEENGAGGAVNQQ, encoded by the exons ATGGCCGAGCCTTGGGGGAACGAGTTGGCGTCCGCAGCTGCCAGGGGGGACCTAGAGCAACTTACTAGTTTGTTGCAAAATAATGTAAACGTCAATGCACAAAATGGATTTGGAAGGACTGCGCTGCAG GTTATGAAACTTGGAAATCCCGAGATTGCCAGGAGACTACTACTCAGAGGTGCTAATCCCAATTTGAAAGACCGAACTGGTTTCGCTGTCATTCACGATGCGGCCAGAGCAGGTTTCCTGGACACATTACAGACTTTGCTGGAGTTTCAAGCTGATGTTAATATCGAGGATAATGAGGGGAACCTGGCCTTACACTTGGCTGCCAAAGAAGGCCACCTCCCGGTGGTGGAGTTCCTGGTGAAGCACACGGCCAGCAATGTGGGGCATCGGAACCATAAGGGGGACACCGCTTGCGATTTGGCCAGGCTCTACCGGAGGAACGAGGTCGTTAGCCTGATGGAGGAAAACGGGGCGGGGGGAGCTGTGAATCAGCAATGA